A part of Homoserinibacter sp. YIM 151385 genomic DNA contains:
- a CDS encoding PTS sugar transporter subunit IIA, with amino-acid sequence MTLPGLADDGILLGARARDWREAVRLAGAGLERSGLARRQYADEMVRMIEEHGPYVVISPGLALAHARPGPSVLGDGLSVVVLDEPVAFGHPYNDPVRVVLGLAVATPERHLQLVADIANVFNDSTATQHLAEAADADAVRAILGAPAA; translated from the coding sequence ATGACGCTGCCCGGCCTCGCCGACGACGGCATCCTCCTCGGCGCGCGCGCCCGCGACTGGCGGGAGGCCGTCCGCCTCGCCGGCGCCGGCCTCGAGCGCAGCGGCCTCGCCCGGCGCCAGTACGCCGACGAGATGGTCCGCATGATCGAGGAGCACGGCCCCTACGTCGTCATCTCGCCCGGCCTCGCCCTCGCGCACGCCCGACCCGGCCCCAGCGTCCTCGGCGACGGCCTCTCCGTCGTCGTCCTCGACGAGCCCGTCGCCTTCGGCCACCCCTACAACGACCCGGTGCGGGTCGTCCTCGGCCTCGCCGTCGCCACCCCCGAACGGCACCTGCAGCTCGTCGCCGACATCGCCAACGTCTTCAACGACAGCACCGCCACCCAGCACCTCGCCGAGGCGGCCGACGCGGATGCGGTGCGCGCCATCCTGGGGGCGCCCGCCGCATGA
- a CDS encoding adenosine deaminase, whose protein sequence is MTTPADDVATVVDGIPLAGLPKISLHDHLDGGLRPSTIVELAERQGVELPAADPAALTEWFAQQTAAGKSLVEYLETFRVTLSVMQTRDGLVRTAHDFALDLAADGIIYGEVRWAPEQHQQGGLSLDEAVEAVQEGLDAGAAAARAAGHDLRTGQLLIAMRQADRGLEIAELAIRHRHDGVVGYDIAGPEAGYPAGRLADAFAALDRAFLPRTVHAGEADGIESIRGALLDGRANRLGHGVRLAEDIRIVDADERTTTVELGEIAQWVKDREIVLETSPTSNLQTGAFAQWGDDIRQHPVDLLHQLGYRVTVNTDNRLMSRTTLTRELGLLADAFGYGLDDLHALQVNAAIGAFLPLEDREELIARLDDGWGVAR, encoded by the coding sequence ATGACGACCCCCGCCGATGACGTCGCGACGGTCGTCGACGGCATCCCGCTCGCCGGGCTGCCGAAGATCTCGCTCCACGACCACCTCGACGGCGGACTCCGGCCCTCGACCATCGTCGAGCTGGCCGAACGGCAGGGCGTCGAGCTCCCCGCCGCCGACCCCGCCGCGCTCACCGAGTGGTTCGCCCAGCAGACCGCCGCCGGGAAGTCGCTCGTCGAGTACCTCGAGACCTTCCGCGTCACCCTCAGCGTCATGCAGACCCGCGACGGCCTCGTCCGCACCGCACACGATTTCGCCCTGGACCTCGCCGCCGACGGCATCATCTACGGCGAGGTGCGCTGGGCGCCCGAACAGCACCAGCAGGGCGGCCTCAGCCTCGACGAGGCCGTCGAGGCCGTGCAGGAAGGGCTCGACGCGGGAGCCGCGGCCGCCCGCGCTGCCGGGCACGACCTCCGCACCGGCCAGCTCCTCATCGCCATGCGCCAGGCCGACCGCGGGCTCGAGATCGCCGAGCTCGCCATCCGCCACCGCCACGACGGCGTCGTCGGCTACGACATCGCCGGCCCCGAGGCCGGCTACCCCGCCGGCCGCCTCGCCGACGCCTTCGCCGCCCTCGACCGCGCCTTCCTGCCGCGCACGGTGCACGCGGGGGAGGCCGACGGCATCGAGAGCATCCGCGGCGCCCTCCTCGACGGCCGCGCCAACCGGCTCGGCCACGGCGTCCGCCTCGCCGAGGACATCCGCATCGTCGACGCCGACGAGCGGACCACCACCGTCGAGCTCGGCGAGATCGCCCAGTGGGTCAAGGACCGCGAGATCGTCCTCGAGACCAGCCCCACCTCGAACCTCCAGACCGGCGCCTTCGCCCAGTGGGGCGACGACATCCGGCAGCACCCCGTCGACCTCCTCCACCAGCTCGGCTACCGCGTCACCGTCAACACCGACAACCGCCTCATGAGCCGCACCACCCTCACCCGCGAGCTCGGCCTCCTCGCCGACGCCTTCGGCTACGGGCTCGACGACCTCCACGCCCTCCAGGTGAACGCCGCCATCGGCGCCTTCCTCCCCCTTGAAGACCGCGAGGAGCTCATCGCCCGTCTCGACGACGGCTGGGGGGTCGCCCGATGA
- a CDS encoding MerR family transcriptional regulator, protein MRIGELAERAGVSVRALRYYEEQGLLAPERTPAGQRRYVEGDIERVRFVQLLYAAGLTSRGAHALMPCFDTGGTDDEQRSMLVRELGRIRAQIAELREVETRLEHLVEVAHVGPAVGAAAAAPGTAA, encoded by the coding sequence ATGCGGATCGGCGAGCTCGCGGAGCGGGCGGGCGTCAGCGTCCGCGCCCTCCGCTACTACGAGGAGCAGGGCCTCCTCGCCCCCGAGCGCACCCCCGCCGGCCAGCGCCGCTACGTCGAGGGCGACATCGAGCGGGTGCGCTTCGTGCAGCTCCTCTACGCGGCCGGCCTCACCAGCCGCGGCGCCCACGCCCTCATGCCCTGCTTCGACACCGGCGGCACCGACGACGAGCAGCGCAGCATGCTCGTCCGCGAGCTCGGCCGGATCCGCGCGCAGATCGCCGAGCTCCGCGAGGTCGAGACCCGGCTCGAGCACCTCGTCGAGGTCGCCCACGTCGGGCCCGCCGTCGGCGCGGCCGCGGCGGCACCGGGCACCGCCGCGTGA
- a CDS encoding SDR family oxidoreductase gives MQITGSVALVTGANRGIGRAIAEQLLERGAAKVYAAARRPESVDLPGVEPLRLDITDPEQVAAAAAAAPDLTLLVNNAGISLPTNLVSGELADIRREVDTHLWGTLAMVRALAPVLAANGGGAIANLASALSWFAVPGATGYHVGKAAQWAMSNGIRLELAEQGTSVTSVHLGAADTDMMAGYEGPLLAPAEVATAVLDGVEAGAPEVLVDEWSRQIKAALPGDATAFAMAALAGLRGEGSEPDQPMRPAMSGPPVSTGSPSSPMR, from the coding sequence ATGCAGATCACCGGATCCGTCGCGCTCGTCACCGGCGCCAACCGCGGCATCGGCCGCGCCATCGCCGAGCAGCTGCTCGAGCGCGGCGCCGCGAAGGTCTACGCGGCCGCGCGCCGCCCCGAGTCCGTCGACCTCCCCGGCGTCGAGCCGCTGCGGCTCGACATCACCGACCCCGAGCAGGTCGCGGCCGCGGCCGCCGCCGCGCCCGACCTGACGCTGCTCGTCAACAACGCCGGCATCTCGCTGCCGACGAACCTCGTCTCGGGCGAGCTCGCCGACATCCGCCGCGAGGTCGACACCCATCTCTGGGGCACCCTGGCGATGGTCCGCGCGCTCGCCCCGGTGCTCGCCGCGAACGGCGGCGGCGCGATCGCGAACCTCGCCTCGGCGCTCAGCTGGTTCGCGGTGCCCGGCGCGACCGGCTATCACGTCGGGAAGGCCGCCCAGTGGGCGATGTCGAACGGCATCCGCCTCGAGCTCGCGGAGCAGGGCACGAGCGTCACCTCGGTGCACCTCGGCGCCGCCGACACCGACATGATGGCCGGCTACGAGGGGCCGCTCCTCGCCCCCGCCGAGGTCGCGACCGCCGTGCTCGACGGCGTCGAGGCCGGCGCGCCGGAGGTGCTCGTCGACGAGTGGTCGCGGCAGATCAAGGCCGCGCTCCCGGGGGATGCGACGGCCTTCGCCATGGCGGCACTGGCGGGGCTGCGTGGCGAGGGCTCCGAGCCGGATCAGCCGATGCGACCGGCGATGAGCGGGCCGCCCGTCTCGACCGGCTCGCCCTCGTCGCCGATGCGGTAG
- a CDS encoding thymidine phosphorylase, whose protein sequence is MSPEAFDVVDLIRTKRDGGVLATPEIDWLVDAYTRGYVADEQMSAMTMAIFLNGMERREIRDLTLAMIASGERLDFSGLSKRTTDKHSTGGVGDKITLPLAPLVASFGVAVPQLSGRGLGHTGGTLDKLESIPGWRATLSNEEFMAQLEDSGAVICAAGSGLAPADGKLYALRDITGTVEAIPLIASSIMSKKIAEGTAALVLDVKFGSGAFMQDPARSRELAETMVALGRDAGVATRALLTNMNVPLGLAIGNANEVRESVEVLAGGGPADVRELTVALAREMLELAGVADADVEGALDDGRAMDAWNTMIRAQGGDPEAALPTPRETHAVLAERDGILVAQAALPFGIAAWRLGAGRARKEDPVVHSAGIDLHKKPGDAVRAGEPLFTLGAEDAARFDRALEALEGAYRIGDEGEPVETGGPLIAGRIG, encoded by the coding sequence ATGAGCCCCGAGGCCTTCGACGTCGTCGATCTCATCCGCACGAAGCGCGACGGCGGGGTCCTCGCGACGCCCGAGATCGACTGGCTCGTGGACGCCTACACGCGCGGCTACGTCGCCGACGAGCAGATGTCGGCCATGACGATGGCGATCTTCCTCAACGGGATGGAGCGCCGGGAGATCCGCGACCTCACCCTCGCGATGATCGCCTCAGGCGAGCGGCTCGACTTCTCGGGCCTCTCGAAGCGCACGACCGACAAGCACTCGACGGGCGGGGTCGGCGACAAGATCACCCTCCCGCTCGCGCCGCTCGTCGCCTCCTTCGGGGTCGCCGTGCCGCAGCTCTCGGGTCGCGGGCTCGGGCACACGGGCGGCACGCTCGACAAGCTCGAGTCGATCCCCGGCTGGCGCGCGACGCTCTCGAACGAGGAGTTCATGGCGCAGCTCGAGGACTCGGGCGCCGTCATCTGCGCCGCGGGCTCCGGCCTCGCGCCCGCCGACGGCAAGCTCTACGCACTGCGCGACATCACGGGCACCGTCGAGGCGATCCCGCTCATCGCCTCCTCGATCATGTCGAAGAAGATCGCGGAGGGCACGGCCGCGCTCGTGCTCGACGTGAAGTTCGGCTCGGGCGCCTTCATGCAGGATCCGGCCCGCTCGCGCGAGCTCGCGGAGACGATGGTCGCGCTCGGCCGGGATGCCGGGGTCGCGACGCGCGCGCTGCTGACGAACATGAACGTGCCGCTCGGCCTCGCGATCGGCAACGCGAACGAGGTCCGGGAGTCGGTCGAGGTGCTCGCCGGCGGCGGCCCCGCCGACGTCCGCGAGCTGACCGTCGCGCTCGCGCGCGAGATGCTCGAGCTCGCCGGCGTCGCGGACGCGGACGTCGAGGGCGCGCTCGACGACGGCCGCGCCATGGACGCCTGGAACACGATGATCCGCGCGCAGGGCGGCGACCCCGAGGCGGCGCTGCCGACGCCGCGCGAGACGCACGCCGTGCTCGCGGAGCGGGACGGCATCCTCGTCGCGCAGGCGGCGCTGCCCTTCGGCATCGCCGCCTGGCGGCTCGGCGCCGGCCGCGCCCGCAAGGAGGACCCGGTCGTGCACTCGGCCGGCATCGACCTCCACAAGAAGCCCGGGGATGCGGTGCGGGCCGGCGAGCCCCTCTTCACCCTGGGCGCGGAGGACGCCGCCCGCTTCGACCGCGCGCTCGAGGCGCTCGAGGGCGCCTACCGCATCGGCGACGAGGGCGAGCCGGTCGAGACGGGCGGCCCGCTCATCGCCGGTCGCATCGGCTGA
- a CDS encoding cytidine deaminase has translation MRLAYAPYSQYPVGAAAVVDDGRVVSGCNVENASYGVGLCAECSLVSALQMSGGGKLVAFSCVDGKGQTLMPCGRCRQLLFEHSAPGMLLDTVSGIRTIDEVLPDAFGPRTLEEFRA, from the coding sequence ATGCGTCTCGCCTACGCCCCCTACTCGCAGTACCCGGTGGGGGCGGCCGCGGTCGTCGACGACGGGCGCGTCGTCTCGGGCTGCAACGTCGAGAACGCGAGCTACGGCGTCGGCCTCTGCGCCGAGTGCTCGCTCGTCTCGGCGCTGCAGATGTCGGGCGGCGGGAAGCTCGTCGCCTTCAGCTGCGTCGACGGGAAGGGCCAGACGCTCATGCCCTGCGGCCGCTGCCGCCAGCTGCTCTTCGAGCACTCGGCGCCCGGGATGCTGCTCGACACCGTGAGCGGCATCCGCACCATCGACGAGGTGCTGCCCGACGCGTTCGGCCCGCGCACCCTGGAGGAGTTCCGAGCATGA
- a CDS encoding ABC transporter permease, whose translation MSALAPSSTTHSAVIAPRRNWKTPIVLGVVALAAFLGFGVFGDDEPVRFVLTAQDAAIPVPPIETNSRILCLVLGVLAIAATAASAWLVAQRRKVPIWIPMLTGLAFLIGLLAWVGAGGNVPVVFLLTGALSLSAAVVFGSLAGIIGERVGVVNIAIEGQLLMGAFASAVVASITDNLFFGIVAACIGGALVSMVLAAFSIKYLVDQIIVGVVLNGLVIGLTNFFYSAVLSDNSAELNFPGTLPFLPIPGLSEIPVLGPVLFNHRITTYVMFLLVPIVWFALFKTRWGLRVRALGEHPLAADTVGIDVNRTRFWTMSIAGLIAGFGGAALTLGSVGAFVREMSAGQGYIALAAVILGRWNPWLAACAALLFGFSRNFRIWAGQAGSAIPPDLIAMTPYLVTLIAVAVLVGRAVGPKAVGKPYVKE comes from the coding sequence GTGAGCGCCCTCGCCCCCTCGTCCACGACGCACTCCGCCGTCATCGCTCCCCGGCGCAACTGGAAGACGCCGATCGTCCTCGGCGTCGTCGCCCTCGCCGCCTTCCTCGGCTTCGGGGTCTTCGGCGACGACGAGCCGGTGCGCTTCGTCCTCACCGCACAGGATGCCGCCATCCCGGTCCCGCCGATCGAGACGAACTCGCGCATCCTCTGCCTCGTGCTCGGCGTGCTCGCGATCGCGGCGACCGCCGCCTCCGCGTGGCTCGTCGCGCAGCGGCGCAAGGTGCCGATCTGGATCCCGATGCTCACGGGCCTCGCCTTCCTCATCGGGCTCCTCGCCTGGGTCGGCGCCGGCGGCAACGTGCCGGTCGTGTTCCTCCTCACGGGCGCGCTGAGCCTCTCGGCCGCGGTCGTCTTCGGGTCGCTCGCCGGGATCATCGGCGAGCGCGTCGGCGTCGTGAACATCGCGATCGAGGGCCAGCTGCTCATGGGCGCCTTCGCCTCCGCGGTCGTCGCGAGCATCACCGACAACCTGTTCTTCGGCATCGTCGCCGCCTGCATCGGCGGCGCGCTCGTCTCGATGGTGCTCGCCGCGTTCTCGATCAAGTACCTCGTGGACCAGATCATCGTCGGCGTCGTGCTCAACGGCCTCGTGATCGGCCTCACGAACTTCTTCTACTCGGCGGTCCTGTCGGACAACAGCGCCGAGCTGAACTTCCCGGGCACGCTCCCGTTCCTCCCCATCCCGGGCCTGAGCGAGATCCCGGTCCTCGGGCCGGTGCTCTTCAACCACCGCATCACGACCTACGTCATGTTCCTGCTCGTGCCGATCGTCTGGTTCGCGCTGTTCAAGACCCGCTGGGGCCTCCGCGTCCGCGCGCTCGGCGAGCACCCGCTCGCCGCCGACACGGTCGGCATCGACGTCAACCGCACGCGCTTCTGGACGATGTCGATCGCCGGCCTCATCGCCGGCTTCGGCGGCGCCGCCCTGACGCTCGGCTCGGTCGGCGCCTTCGTCCGCGAGATGAGCGCCGGACAGGGCTACATCGCCCTCGCGGCGGTCATCCTCGGGCGGTGGAACCCCTGGCTCGCGGCGTGCGCGGCCCTGCTGTTCGGCTTCTCGCGGAACTTCCGGATCTGGGCGGGCCAGGCCGGCTCCGCCATCCCGCCGGACCTCATCGCCATGACCCCGTACCTCGTGACGCTCATCGCGGTCGCGGTGCTCGTGGGTCGCGCCGTCGGCCCGAAGGCCGTCGGCAAGCCGTACGTCAAGGAGTGA
- a CDS encoding ABC transporter permease — protein MSAETPAAPTTGRQASGLLREIASGGPVRILLAVVLSLIVGSLLIIFTNERVLATTGYFFGRPGDFFAAAAQATGDAYAALFRGSIYNYRAETAEGAIRPLTETLRFAGPLIAAGLGIALSFRVGMFNIGGTGQLLMGAAFAGFASFQLHLPWGLHLVVAMLFGFLGAALWAGIVGFLKARTGAHEVIVTIMMNYIAVSLVTFLMRTPVLNEPEPGNNPVTRRPDETAQLPKLLGDGFDLHLGFILALVAVAVFWWLMERSTTGFRLRMVGLNPDAARTAGINVDRIYILAMVLSGLFVGLAGINQALGRAGSFGPSIDSNIGFDAITVALLGGSNAIGVLFAGLLFGAMKAAGPAMQLENVPPEVLVVVQGLIVLFIAAPPLIRTIFRLPAPPAQKEEPQLGTRKKPRLEGKELDS, from the coding sequence GTGAGCGCCGAGACGCCCGCGGCCCCGACGACCGGCCGCCAGGCCTCCGGGCTGCTGCGGGAGATCGCGAGCGGCGGCCCCGTCCGCATCCTGCTCGCCGTCGTCCTGTCGCTCATCGTGGGCTCGCTGCTCATCATCTTCACGAACGAGCGCGTCCTCGCGACGACCGGCTACTTCTTCGGCCGGCCCGGCGACTTCTTCGCGGCCGCCGCCCAGGCCACCGGCGACGCGTACGCGGCGCTGTTCCGCGGCTCGATCTACAACTACCGGGCCGAGACCGCCGAGGGCGCCATCCGCCCGCTCACCGAGACGCTGCGCTTCGCGGGCCCGCTCATCGCCGCCGGCCTCGGCATCGCGCTGAGCTTCCGCGTCGGCATGTTCAACATCGGCGGCACCGGCCAGCTCCTCATGGGAGCGGCCTTCGCGGGCTTCGCGAGCTTCCAGCTCCACCTGCCGTGGGGCCTCCACCTCGTCGTGGCGATGCTCTTCGGCTTCCTCGGCGCCGCGCTGTGGGCCGGGATCGTGGGCTTCCTCAAGGCGAGGACGGGCGCCCACGAGGTCATCGTGACGATCATGATGAACTACATCGCGGTCAGCCTCGTGACCTTCCTCATGCGCACGCCTGTGCTCAACGAGCCGGAGCCCGGCAACAACCCGGTGACCCGCCGCCCGGACGAGACGGCCCAGCTGCCCAAGCTCCTCGGCGACGGCTTCGACCTCCACCTCGGCTTCATCCTCGCGCTCGTCGCGGTGGCCGTGTTCTGGTGGCTCATGGAGCGCTCGACGACCGGCTTCCGCCTCCGCATGGTCGGGCTCAACCCCGACGCGGCGCGCACCGCCGGCATCAACGTCGACCGGATCTACATCCTCGCGATGGTGCTGTCGGGGCTCTTCGTCGGCCTCGCCGGCATCAACCAGGCGCTCGGCCGCGCGGGCAGCTTCGGCCCGAGCATCGACTCCAACATCGGCTTCGACGCGATCACGGTCGCGCTGCTGGGCGGCTCGAACGCGATCGGCGTGCTCTTCGCGGGCCTCCTGTTCGGCGCGATGAAGGCGGCCGGCCCCGCGATGCAGCTCGAGAACGTCCCGCCGGAGGTGCTCGTCGTCGTCCAGGGCCTCATCGTCCTGTTCATCGCGGCGCCGCCGCTCATCCGCACCATCTTCCGACTGCCCGCGCCGCCGGCCCAGAAGGAGGAGCCGCAGCTCGGCACCCGGAAGAAGCCGCGCCTCGAAGGAAAGGAGCTGGACTCGTGA
- a CDS encoding ABC transporter ATP-binding protein → MKLELRGITKRFGTLVANDAISITVEPGEIHALLGENGAGKSTLMNVLFGLYQADEGEILLDDEPVSFSGPGEAMTAGIGMVHQHFMLIPVFTVAENVMLGHEPTKAGGVLDLATARATVREISARFGFDVDPDALVEDLPVGVQQRVEIIKALSRQAKVLVLDEPTAVLTPQETDELMTTMRQLADAGTSIVFITHKLREVKAVADTITVIRHGKVVGNADPGATPAELASLMVGRAVELRVDKTPAGAGEDALVVDGLTLFDVLGHKVLDGVSFTVRAGEIVAVAGVQGNGQTELTEAILGLRHGLHGSVTLDGAELVGRSPRQVLDTGVGFVPEDRKKDGLVAEFSIAENLMLDRSYRGPFTKGWGVDFAHRDEFAEASIEEFDIRTRSAATPAGRLSGGNQQKVVLARELSRDLKLFIASQPTRGVDVGSIEFIHERIVEVRDTGVPVLIISTELDEVTALADRIAVMYQGRIIDVVPADTPREKLGQLMAGVTE, encoded by the coding sequence ATGAAACTCGAACTCCGTGGCATCACCAAGCGCTTCGGAACGCTGGTGGCCAACGACGCCATCAGCATCACCGTCGAGCCGGGTGAGATCCACGCCCTCCTCGGCGAGAACGGCGCCGGCAAGTCCACGCTCATGAACGTCCTGTTCGGCCTCTACCAGGCGGACGAGGGCGAGATCCTGCTCGACGACGAGCCGGTCTCCTTCTCGGGCCCCGGCGAGGCCATGACGGCCGGCATCGGCATGGTGCACCAGCACTTCATGCTCATCCCCGTCTTCACCGTCGCCGAGAACGTCATGCTCGGCCACGAGCCGACGAAGGCGGGCGGGGTCCTCGACCTCGCGACCGCCCGCGCGACGGTCCGGGAGATCTCCGCGCGCTTCGGCTTCGACGTCGACCCCGACGCGCTCGTCGAGGACCTCCCGGTCGGCGTGCAGCAGCGCGTCGAGATCATCAAGGCCCTCTCCCGTCAGGCGAAGGTGCTCGTGCTCGACGAGCCGACCGCCGTGCTCACGCCGCAGGAGACGGACGAGCTCATGACGACGATGCGCCAGCTCGCCGACGCCGGCACCTCGATCGTCTTCATCACCCACAAGCTCCGCGAGGTGAAGGCCGTCGCCGACACCATCACGGTCATCCGCCACGGCAAGGTCGTCGGGAACGCGGACCCGGGCGCGACGCCCGCCGAGCTCGCCTCCCTCATGGTCGGCCGCGCGGTCGAGCTCCGCGTCGACAAGACGCCGGCGGGCGCGGGCGAGGACGCCCTCGTCGTCGACGGGCTGACGCTCTTCGACGTGCTCGGCCACAAGGTCCTCGACGGCGTCTCCTTCACCGTCCGCGCGGGCGAGATCGTCGCCGTCGCGGGGGTGCAGGGCAACGGCCAGACCGAGCTCACGGAGGCGATCCTCGGTCTCCGGCACGGCCTCCACGGCTCGGTCACCCTCGACGGCGCGGAGCTCGTCGGGCGCAGCCCGCGGCAGGTGCTGGATACGGGGGTCGGCTTCGTGCCCGAGGACCGGAAGAAGGACGGGCTCGTCGCCGAGTTCTCCATCGCCGAGAACCTCATGCTCGACCGCAGCTACCGCGGCCCCTTCACGAAGGGCTGGGGCGTCGACTTCGCCCACCGCGACGAGTTCGCGGAGGCGTCGATCGAGGAGTTCGACATCCGGACGCGCTCCGCCGCGACGCCCGCCGGCCGCCTCTCGGGCGGCAACCAGCAGAAGGTCGTGCTCGCGCGCGAGCTCAGCCGCGACCTCAAGCTCTTCATCGCATCCCAGCCGACGCGCGGCGTCGACGTCGGCTCGATCGAGTTCATCCACGAGCGCATCGTCGAGGTGCGCGACACCGGAGTGCCCGTGCTCATCATCTCGACCGAGCTCGACGAGGTCACCGCCCTCGCCGATCGCATCGCGGTCATGTACCAGGGGCGCATCATCGATGTCGTGCCCGCCGACACCCCGCGCGAGAAGCTCGGGCAGCTCATGGCGGGGGTGACCGAGTGA
- a CDS encoding BMP family lipoprotein, translated as MNAITRKRGLAGLALLGAVGVTLAGCAAPPEEGTGAEESDFRACAVSDEGSWNDKSFNEAAYGGLEEAKETLGIQISDAESNDTEDFEPNLQQMIDAGCDVTFAVGFNFSLNDTIFNVADANKESHFVWIDGWNQGQDNLKPITYSMDQSSYLAGYLAAAYSTTKVIGTYGGLDIPAVTTFMDGFYYGAKAYEEESGTAVTVLGRDPEKGTGTFTDPELSFGDTEGAKSISAGQLADGADVIFPVAGGLFSSTAEAIRDSGKDAVFLGVDKDVAVTSPEYADLVLTSVEKRMTQAVLDVITALQDGEDFTVEPYVGTLENDGTALSDFGAYDDKVSDEIKTKLDELKAGIIDGSIELPTATEG; from the coding sequence GTGAACGCAATCACCCGCAAGCGGGGCCTCGCCGGCCTCGCGCTTCTCGGCGCCGTCGGCGTCACGCTCGCCGGCTGCGCCGCGCCGCCGGAGGAGGGCACCGGCGCCGAGGAGAGCGACTTCCGCGCCTGCGCCGTCTCCGACGAGGGCTCGTGGAACGACAAGTCGTTCAACGAGGCCGCGTACGGCGGGCTCGAGGAGGCCAAGGAGACCCTCGGCATCCAGATCTCCGACGCCGAGTCGAACGACACCGAGGACTTCGAGCCGAACCTGCAGCAGATGATCGACGCGGGCTGCGACGTCACCTTCGCGGTCGGCTTCAACTTCTCGCTCAACGACACGATCTTCAACGTCGCCGACGCCAACAAGGAGTCGCACTTCGTCTGGATCGACGGCTGGAACCAGGGCCAGGACAACCTGAAGCCCATCACGTACTCGATGGACCAGTCCTCCTACCTCGCCGGCTACCTCGCCGCGGCGTACTCGACCACGAAGGTCATCGGCACCTACGGCGGCCTCGACATCCCCGCCGTCACCACCTTCATGGACGGCTTCTACTACGGCGCCAAGGCCTACGAGGAGGAGAGCGGCACCGCCGTCACCGTCCTCGGCCGCGACCCCGAGAAGGGCACCGGCACCTTCACCGACCCCGAGCTCAGCTTCGGCGACACCGAGGGCGCGAAGTCGATCTCGGCCGGCCAGCTCGCCGACGGCGCCGACGTGATCTTCCCGGTCGCGGGCGGCCTCTTCTCCTCGACCGCCGAGGCGATCCGCGACTCCGGCAAGGACGCGGTCTTCCTCGGCGTCGACAAGGACGTCGCGGTCACCTCGCCCGAGTACGCGGACCTCGTCCTCACCTCGGTCGAGAAGCGCATGACGCAGGCCGTGCTCGACGTCATCACCGCCCTCCAGGACGGCGAGGACTTCACGGTCGAGCCCTACGTCGGCACCCTCGAGAACGACGGCACGGCGCTCAGCGACTTCGGCGCCTACGACGACAAGGTCTCGGACGAGATCAAGACGAAGCTCGACGAGCTCAAGGCCGGCATCATCGACGGCTCGATCGAGCTGCCGACCGCGACCGAGGGCTGA
- a CDS encoding nucleoside hydrolase codes for MSAGAGARVPFILDTDTAQDDCVAILVGLLDPAADLRAITMVAGNVGFDRQVRNAWMTLDVADAIGTVPIHLGARRPLVRDWVSAENVHGDGAGGLEIDDSGLEPETEHAVDAMIRICAEQPGEVSIVAIGPLTNIALAAVKDPDFARNVKRLVIMGGSNNDRGNITAAAEFNFYVDPDAAKTVFRAGFDIQVVPWAPLTLRDAVLDREGIARLEAVGTPLARFVVRVCEATLAFDESVGIPGSTHPDSLSAAILLHPELVLEESRYAVDIEAGSELTRGYSAMSWGVHGLEANASVVERVDGAAFFRLLGELLARETVPPRPFRPEL; via the coding sequence GTGAGCGCCGGGGCCGGGGCTCGCGTCCCCTTCATCCTCGACACGGACACGGCGCAGGACGACTGCGTCGCGATCCTCGTCGGCCTCCTCGACCCGGCGGCCGACCTGCGCGCGATCACGATGGTCGCGGGCAACGTCGGCTTCGACCGGCAGGTGCGGAACGCCTGGATGACGCTCGACGTCGCCGACGCGATCGGCACCGTGCCCATCCACCTCGGCGCCCGCCGCCCGCTCGTGCGCGACTGGGTCTCGGCGGAGAACGTGCACGGCGACGGCGCGGGCGGGCTCGAGATCGACGACTCGGGGCTCGAGCCCGAGACCGAGCACGCGGTCGACGCGATGATCCGGATCTGCGCGGAGCAGCCCGGCGAGGTCTCGATCGTCGCGATCGGGCCCCTCACGAACATCGCGCTCGCGGCCGTCAAGGACCCGGACTTCGCGCGGAACGTGAAGCGGCTCGTCATCATGGGCGGCTCGAACAACGACCGCGGCAACATCACGGCGGCCGCCGAGTTCAACTTCTACGTCGACCCCGACGCCGCGAAGACGGTCTTCCGCGCCGGCTTCGACATCCAGGTCGTGCCGTGGGCGCCGCTCACGCTGCGGGATGCCGTCCTCGACCGCGAGGGGATCGCGCGTCTCGAGGCGGTCGGCACCCCGCTCGCCCGTTTCGTCGTCCGCGTCTGCGAGGCGACGCTCGCCTTCGACGAGTCGGTCGGCATCCCCGGCTCCACGCACCCCGACTCGCTCTCGGCGGCGATCCTGCTGCACCCCGAGCTCGTGCTCGAGGAGTCGCGCTACGCGGTCGACATCGAGGCGGGCTCCGAGCTCACGCGCGGCTACTCCGCCATGTCGTGGGGCGTGCACGGGCTCGAGGCGAACGCCTCCGTCGTCGAGCGCGTCGACGGGGCGGCGTTCTTCCGGCTGCTCGGCGAGCTGCTCGCCCGCGAGACGGTTCCGCCCAGGCCCTTCCGGCCCGAGCTCTGA